One genomic region from Oncorhynchus gorbuscha isolate QuinsamMale2020 ecotype Even-year linkage group LG13, OgorEven_v1.0, whole genome shotgun sequence encodes:
- the LOC123993613 gene encoding phospholipase A and acyltransferase 4-like, with protein sequence MAPTLYDKKPEPGDLIEIFRGNYQHWALYVGDGFVVHLAPPSEGPGARANSMMSVLSDQAKVKKEEIWDVVGHDQWCVNNQLDEKYQVRPIHEILTEAQAYVDQEMPYCVFRGNCEHFVTDLRYGKAESRQVRQVVETVGMAAMVGFGVLAVAGIAAAIFGGGSKKKNEEKEEYK encoded by the exons ATGGCTCCAACATTG TATGATAAGAAGCCGGAGCCAGGAGATCTGATAGAGATATTCAGAGGGAACTACCAGCACTGGGCTTTGTACGTTGGTGACGGCTTTGTTGTTCACCTGGCCCCACCCT CCGAGGGACCTGGGGCCAGGGCCAACAGCATGATGTCTGTGCTCAGTGACCAGGCTAAGGTGAAGAAGGAAGAGATCTGGGATGTGGTAGGGCATGATCAGTGGTGCGTAAACAACCAGCTGGATGAGAAGTACCAG GTCAGACCCATACATGAGATACTGACGGAAGCCCAGGCCTATGTGGACCAGGAGATGCCCTACTGTGTCTTCAGGGGAAACTGTGAGCACTTTGTCACAGATCTGAGATATGGAAAGGCTGAGTCTCGACAG GTTCGTCAGGTTGTGGAAACTGTGGGAATGGCTGCAATGGTGGGCTTCGGAGTCCTTGCTGTTGCAGGTATCGCAGCGGCCATCTTTGGAGGTGGAAGCAAGAAGAAGAATGAAGAAAAAGAAGAATATAAGTGA